One Nostoc sp. CENA543 genomic window, TGCAAGATAATCCTTATAGTTTGGGTGTATTTGGTAAAAGCGATAAAGCCAACACCGAAGATTTTATCAAGTATGGTTTAGCGCATCAATTGGAGTGGGATAAGGCTTTATAGGGCATTGGGCATTGGGAATGGGGCATTGGGCATTGGAGACAAGGCAGACAAGGTAGACAAGGTAGCAAAAACTAATAACTAATGACTAATGACTAATGACTATTAACTAATGACTAACTACAAAAAATTAATAGCTAAACAACTCCATCAAGATTTTAAATCTGCTGTAGAAATTGTAGAAGTACCTCTGACTGCACCGGCAAATCATGAAATTTTAATTCGGAATAAATTTGCGGGAATTAATGCAGGGTTTGATACTTTACTTTGTCGGGGTGAAGTGAGTTATATAAAATTAACTCCACCTTTTGATTTGGGTGTGGAAGCGGTGGGGGAAGTGGTAGCTGTAGGTGCAGATGTTTCTGGTTTTCGGGTGAGTGATGCTGTTATCACGACTGTGCGCGGTGGTGGTTATCGAGAATATCAGGTGATAGATGCTAGTTTGGCTGTGAAAGTGCGGGAAGCAACGCCGGAAGTTCTCAACCTTGTACCGACGGGTGTATCAGCTTTGGTAGCTTTGGAACAGGTGGGGGAAATGCAAAGTGATGAGGTGGTTTTAGTAACGGCTGCGGCTGGTGGTACTGGCCATATTGCGGTACAGTTGGCGAAGTTGGCGGGAAATCATGTCATTGGGACTTGTAGTTCTGAGGCGAAGGAAAAATTATTACAGGAGTTAGGCTGCGATCGCATCATTAACTATCATAGAGAAAATCTCCAGCAAGTCCTCAAGCAAGAGTACCCCAAAGGGATTAACTTAATTTTTGAGTGTGTGGGTAAACAGGTGTTTGATACCTGCGTTGATAACTTAGCTATTCGGGGACGTTTGGTGAGTATTGGCTATATTTCGGAATATGGGAGAAGTATTGAACAGGTAACGCAAGCGCGTATTTATCACCAACTTTTTTGGAAAGCGGCTTCGGTGCGGGGTTTTCTGATGCCCCATTATCAAGAATATATCCCAGAAGCGCGCGATCGCCTTTTAAATTTGTTCTATACAGGTAAACTGCAAGTATCTGTTGACTCTACCCCGTTTCTTGGTTTAGAGTCCATTCCCACGGCGGTAGCATACCTGCTCAGTGGTCAAAATTGTGGCAAAGTAGTTGTCAGGTTTTAGAGTCTAGGAAAAACATGGTGCAGAATACAGAAAATACTTTAAAAGTTGCTCACCAAGCATTTGAACATTTTACCCAGGGTTTAGCGACGGGTGAATGGCAAGCATTTCTAGAAATGCTAACAGAGGATTTTACCTTTTGGTTTCCCATCGGTAAATTTCAAGGTTTAAATCAAGGAAAAGCAAAAGCCAAGGAATTTCTTGATTATGTTTCAACCTCCTTTCCGTCTGGCATCAAATTAGTGTCTTTAGATTGCATTACTAGCAATGAGACAACGGTAGTCTTTGAATTTCGCGATGAAGGAACTTTATTTGGACAGCCTTACAAAAATCGGGTAGCAGTATCCTTTGATGTGCGAGGAGACAAAATTTGCAGTTACCGAGAACACTTTGGTAGTGATGGCAAATCTTCATTAGTAAATACCAAATAAAGAACCAATGTTTTCTGCACTAACTTAATTATTTTGAGCTTTTAATCCCTGAATTTCTTTACATTTAGCTTCCGCCGCCTGATAAGCAGCTAAATATTCTTTACCTCCCAACATCACATCACCATAATATTCATATGGTGCATCACCATAAATAGGTAATGGGTCATCTTCTGGATAATCTTCTTTTGATTCTTCTATAATTTCCTTGAGTTGCTTCACACTGAGAGTATGAGCAGCAAAATACCACATTTCTTGTACATGATTATGCAAATGCGGTAAGTTAGGGTCAACAATTGTCTCCTCTATTTCAATCCAACCATGTTCTAGAGGTTTAGTTGGCTTCCCTTGACAAACTAAAAATCCTTGAACATATTTAGCACCCTGTGTAGCCAACGCAGCTTTATACGCATTATCAAAGGGTTTTCTAGCCTTACTTTTGATGCTTTCAGCAGTTTTTTTTGATAATTCTACATCCAATATTTTGTTCATTTATAGATGGGATGGAAATCAGTTACCCCCATATAATATCACTTTTACATGAGTTGAGATTAAATGTAGCCGACTCTAAATCTCTCTTTCATTTACCAAGCAATTACCCATCAATAATTGCCAGTTTAATACAAATTACTAATTACCTATCTAGATTTACTCTTTAATTTCTACACTAAACGCCTAGAAATGTTAAATCATGATACAACATTTCTGCCAAGATTCATGTTGGGTAAAGCGTAGCGCAAATCAACCTATATACTGGAAGATTCTGGCTTTGATACACCGCTACATCACAGGTAAAAAACTAAGTCAAGCTCTATATAGCATTCCCATTCCTATCTGATTTGTTATAACTTGCGGTGTCCAGAAACCCTACTTCTCAAAGAAGTCGGGGATCTTGTGTCTCATGAATGATTTAGGATGGCTATATTTGTTATTTATTTTGATAAATAGAGCCAAAAATCTGATATTTAAATATTAGTAAGTTTTTTTTGCCCGCTATTGGGAAATCAGAGCAAGTACCAATTTTTTTCAAGCATTAAAGAGAAGATTCCGATCAAAGCTGATTGTCAAAACGAGTTAAAAATTGTGTAATTGAGCATTAATGACTGTGGTTTGTCAAGTCACTTAAGTAATAATTTAAAATCCCACTATTGGAGTATTTAATTTCTGCCTAATGACAGATTTTTTCAATCAAAATCTCTTTATAATGTCACAGTATTTTTCCAGATGAATAACCT contains:
- a CDS encoding zinc-binding dehydrogenase, whose product is MTNYKKLIAKQLHQDFKSAVEIVEVPLTAPANHEILIRNKFAGINAGFDTLLCRGEVSYIKLTPPFDLGVEAVGEVVAVGADVSGFRVSDAVITTVRGGGYREYQVIDASLAVKVREATPEVLNLVPTGVSALVALEQVGEMQSDEVVLVTAAAGGTGHIAVQLAKLAGNHVIGTCSSEAKEKLLQELGCDRIINYHRENLQQVLKQEYPKGINLIFECVGKQVFDTCVDNLAIRGRLVSIGYISEYGRSIEQVTQARIYHQLFWKAASVRGFLMPHYQEYIPEARDRLLNLFYTGKLQVSVDSTPFLGLESIPTAVAYLLSGQNCGKVVVRF
- a CDS encoding nuclear transport factor 2 family protein is translated as MVQNTENTLKVAHQAFEHFTQGLATGEWQAFLEMLTEDFTFWFPIGKFQGLNQGKAKAKEFLDYVSTSFPSGIKLVSLDCITSNETTVVFEFRDEGTLFGQPYKNRVAVSFDVRGDKICSYREHFGSDGKSSLVNTK